From a region of the Rouxiella sp. S1S-2 genome:
- the truC gene encoding tRNA pseudouridine(65) synthase TruC — protein MLEILYQDEHLVAVNKPAGMLVHRSWLDRHETVFVMQTLRDQIGQHVFTVHRLDKPTSGVLLLALSSEVARLLSQQFEDHKMTKVYHAVVRGFVMEDGTVDYALTEELDKIADKFSNPDKAPQPAVSHYRVLARQEMPVAIGRYETARYSLVELKPETGRKHQLRRHMTHLRHPIIGDTAHGDLKQNRGMAQHFNCPGLMLHASHMQLPHPVTGETLSITARWDSRWQNVVERFEWQGCVSELERVEFPVQAGQDS, from the coding sequence ATGCTGGAAATTTTGTATCAGGACGAGCATCTTGTCGCGGTGAACAAACCCGCCGGTATGTTGGTCCATCGCAGTTGGCTTGACCGGCATGAAACCGTTTTTGTGATGCAAACGCTGCGTGACCAGATTGGGCAGCACGTATTTACCGTGCACCGTCTGGATAAACCGACCTCTGGCGTGCTGCTGTTGGCGTTGTCGAGCGAGGTGGCGCGCTTGCTGTCGCAGCAGTTCGAAGATCATAAGATGACTAAGGTCTATCACGCGGTGGTTCGTGGCTTCGTGATGGAAGACGGCACCGTCGATTATGCCTTGACGGAAGAGCTCGACAAGATAGCCGATAAATTTTCAAATCCAGACAAAGCTCCACAGCCTGCGGTGAGTCATTATCGCGTCCTGGCGCGTCAGGAAATGCCGGTGGCCATTGGTCGCTACGAAACGGCCCGCTATAGTCTGGTTGAGCTTAAGCCTGAAACCGGCCGCAAACACCAGCTGCGTCGCCACATGACGCATCTGAGGCATCCGATTATCGGCGATACCGCCCACGGTGATTTAAAACAAAATCGCGGAATGGCGCAGCATTTTAACTGCCCGGGGCTGATGCTGCACGCCAGCCATATGCAGCTTCCTCATCCGGTGACCGGCGAGACGTTGTCAATTACTGCCCGCTGGGACAGCCGCTGGCAGAACGTGGTTGAGCGTTTCGAGTGGCAAGGGTGCGTGAGCGAGCTGGAAAGAGTTGAGTTTCCCGTGCAGGCGGGTCAGGATAGTTAA
- a CDS encoding flavodoxin yields the protein MAEIGIFVGTVYGNALLVAEEAETLLKKQGHQVKVFEEGTLEAWQYYRHHFVLIVTSTTGQGDLPDSIAPLYDAIRDKVGYQPELRYGIIALGDSSYDFFCGGGHKLDDLLQEQGANRLGEMLEIDAIEQPEPELVALPWVEKWTQHFGQ from the coding sequence ATGGCTGAGATTGGTATTTTCGTCGGTACGGTATACGGAAACGCATTGCTGGTGGCGGAAGAGGCAGAAACGCTGCTTAAGAAGCAGGGGCATCAGGTTAAAGTTTTTGAAGAAGGAACCCTTGAGGCCTGGCAATACTATCGCCATCATTTTGTGCTGATCGTCACCTCAACGACCGGTCAGGGCGACCTGCCTGACAGCATTGCTCCTTTGTACGATGCAATCCGCGACAAGGTTGGCTATCAGCCAGAACTGCGTTACGGCATTATCGCGCTGGGCGACAGCAGCTATGACTTCTTCTGCGGCGGCGGTCACAAGCTTGATGACCTGTTGCAGGAGCAGGGCGCTAATCGTTTGGGCGAGATGCTGGAAATCGATGCGATTGAACAGCCTGAGCCTGAGTTGGTGGCGCTTCCTTGGGTCGAGAAGTGGACCCAACATTTCGGTCAGTAA
- a CDS encoding DUF3461 family protein, which translates to MFDNLKSLGINNPDDVDRYSLRQEANNDILKIYFRKDKGEFFAKSVKFKYPRQRKTIAADNAGQGYKEIHEISPNLRYVIDELDQICQREQVEVDLKRKILDDLRHLESVVTNKIAEIESDLEKLTNGR; encoded by the coding sequence ATGTTTGACAACCTGAAAAGCTTGGGTATTAATAATCCTGATGACGTAGATCGCTACAGCCTCCGTCAAGAGGCGAACAACGACATTCTCAAGATCTACTTTCGCAAAGATAAAGGCGAGTTTTTTGCCAAAAGCGTGAAATTCAAATACCCACGCCAGCGCAAAACGATTGCAGCCGACAATGCCGGACAGGGCTATAAAGAGATCCACGAAATTAGCCCAAATCTGCGCTACGTTATCGATGAGCTGGACCAGATCTGCCAGCGTGAACAGGTTGAAGTCGATCTTAAGCGTAAAATCCTCGATGACCTGCGCCACCTTGAGTCTGTGGTAACCAACAAGATTGCCGAAATTGAATCCGATCTCGAAAAGCTGACCAACGGTCGCTAA
- the dapD gene encoding 2,3,4,5-tetrahydropyridine-2,6-dicarboxylate N-succinyltransferase has product MELQTVIEQAFERRADITPANVDSETRDAVNQVINKIDSGELRVAEKIDGEWVTHQWLKKAVLLSFRINDNEVMDGAENRFYDKVPMKFADYDEARFKREGFRVVPPAAVRKGSFIARNVVLMPSYVNIGAYVDEGTMVDTWATVGSCAQIGKNVHLSGGVGIGGVLEPLQANPTIIGDNCFIGARSEIVEGVIVEDGCVISMGVYIGQSTKIYDRETGEVHYGRVPAGSVVVSGNLPSKDGKYSLYCAVIVKKVDAKTLGKTGLNELLRSID; this is encoded by the coding sequence ATGGAATTGCAAACCGTCATTGAACAGGCCTTCGAGCGCCGTGCAGATATCACTCCGGCCAACGTCGACAGCGAAACGCGCGACGCGGTTAACCAGGTTATCAACAAAATCGACAGCGGCGAGCTGCGCGTTGCCGAGAAGATTGACGGCGAATGGGTTACGCATCAGTGGCTGAAGAAGGCGGTACTGCTCTCTTTCAGAATCAACGATAACGAAGTTATGGACGGGGCAGAAAACCGCTTCTACGACAAAGTTCCAATGAAATTTGCCGATTACGACGAAGCTCGCTTCAAGCGTGAAGGTTTCCGCGTAGTGCCACCGGCGGCCGTGCGTAAAGGCTCTTTCATTGCACGTAACGTGGTTCTGATGCCTTCCTACGTCAACATCGGCGCTTACGTTGATGAAGGCACCATGGTTGATACCTGGGCCACCGTAGGTTCTTGCGCGCAGATCGGTAAAAACGTTCATCTGTCCGGCGGCGTAGGCATTGGTGGTGTTTTGGAGCCACTGCAGGCCAACCCAACCATTATCGGTGACAACTGCTTCATCGGCGCACGTTCTGAAATCGTTGAAGGTGTTATCGTTGAAGACGGCTGCGTGATTTCAATGGGTGTCTACATTGGCCAGAGCACCAAGATTTATGACCGCGAAACCGGCGAAGTTCATTACGGTCGCGTACCGGCGGGTTCTGTGGTTGTTTCCGGCAACTTGCCTTCTAAAGACGGTAAATACAGTCTGTATTGCGCCGTTATCGTGAAAAAGGTTGATGCCAAAACCTTAGGCAAAACCGGTCTTAATGAGTTATTACGCTCTATCGACTAA